From Podospora bellae-mahoneyi strain CBS 112042 chromosome 3, whole genome shotgun sequence, the proteins below share one genomic window:
- the YME1 gene encoding i-AAA protease yme1 (MEROPS:MER0002197; COG:O; EggNog:ENOG503NUU2), producing the protein MALHASGLPSIAAATSELWPSITKFLAVLSSTTQHARVSAAPVPNPTSSTTKLPSFMRNAPLAKLALETSSQANVSSTNILSVLSTLSPGSIAMANPLIRSSHAALMVRRPVGTVPGLRFMSTTRPPIRMQSVSWPALKTLDALPPRNVQYRSFGNSNLVPHHLLSRTEAAANRNPQSAPTQASFYQLLLKANMPAIVVERYQSGRFAANESATQAYNQALAMIAGTLGSAGQASAGISEQAAAAGQAIAAQRNGGNVAVSAGVTGKGGALHVIVDESFGSAAFRWFKFMLWFSLCAYVSLVVMTMVVETVSSLKRPGAKVDTMEAKAENQKARFSDVHGCDEAKEELQELVDFLRNPDKFNTLGGKLPKGVLLVGPPGTGKTLLARAVAGEAGVPFFFMSGSEFDEIYVGVGAKRVRELFNAAKAKSPSIVFIDELDAIGGKRNSRDATYVRQTLNQLLTEMDGFSQNSGVIVIAATNFPESLDKALTRPGRFDRHVVVSLPDVRGRIAILKHHAKKIKMAADVRMEDIAGRTSGLSGAELENIVNQAAIHASKLKNKVVTQKDMEWAKDKVIMGAEKRSMVITPKEKEMTAYHEAGHALVAFFNKQEGGSHLYKVTVLPRGQSLGHTAFLPEMDKYSYTVRDYLAMIDRALGGKVAEEIVYGSEFVTSGVSADLDSATRTAWHMVAQLGMSPKLGPVEYLRKYNELSSETRAMVESEVKKVLDDSYARARALLLSKRTELDLLAKALVEYETLDHDEVVKVLRGEKLTDRIAVPVGPMTVPAPTDPLEPGLPLPGLGDDGDGGSGGPPPPAPPPPAPARTSSEEK; encoded by the exons atggCTCTCCACGCAAGTGGGCTGCCG AGCATCGCAGCGGCGACGTCGGAACTGTGGCCGTCCATCACAAAGTTCCTGGCCGTCCTTTCCTCGACGACGCAGCACGCCCGTGTCTCGGCTGCTCCTGTACCAAACCCGACATCCTCGACGACCAAGCTTCCTAGCTTCATGCGCAACGCTCCACTGGCAAAGCTCGCTCTCGAAACATCTTCTCAGGCAAATGTATCGTCTACCAACATTCTCTCGGTATTATCTACACTGTCTCCCGGCTCCATCGCTATGGCGAACCCCCTCATCCGCAGCTCTCACGCTGCCCTGATGGTCCGTCGACCCGTCGGCACCGTCCCCGGTCTTCGCTTCATGAGCACCACTCGCCCCCCGATCCGTATGCAGTCTGTCTCCTGGCCTGCGCTCAAGACGCTCGATGCTCTCCCGCCTCGAAATGTTCAGTATCGGTCTTTTGGTAACTCCAACTTggttcctcaccacctcctttcTCGCACCGAGGCTGCCGCCAACCGGAATCCCCAAAGCGCACCTACCCAGGCCAGCTTTTACCAGCTCCTGCTCAAGGCCAACATGCCTGCCATAGTAGTGGAACGGTATCAGTCTG GACGCTTTGCTGCCAACGAAAGTGCCACGCAAGCATATAACCAGGCGCTTGCCATGATTGCTGGAACACTTGGCAGTGCCGGTCAGGCCTCTGCGGGAATCAGTGAGCAAGCTGCAGCTGCTGGACAAGCAATTGCCGCACAGCGCAACGGCGGCAATGTCGCTGTCTCCGCTGGCGTTACTGGAAAGGGCGGTGCGCTTCATGTTATCGTCGACGAATCGTTCGGTAGCGCTGCTTTCCGATGGTTTAAGTTTATGCTCTGGTTCAGTTTGTGCGCCTACGTCAGTCTCGTGGTTATGACCATGGTCGTTGAAACAGTTAGTTCGCTGAAGAGACCTGGCGCCAAGGTTGACACTatggaggccaaggccgaaAACCAAAAGGCTCGATTCTCAGACGTTCACGGCTGCGatgaggccaaggaggaacTTCAGGAGCTGGTCGATTTCCTGCGCAACCCCGACAAGTTCAACACACTTGGTGGTAAGCTCCCCAAGGGTGTGTTGCTTGTCGGACCTCCCGGTACTGGTAAAACTCTCTTGGCTCGGGCTGTTGCCGGTGAGGCTGGtgtgcccttcttcttcatgtCTGGCAGTGAGTTCGACGAGATTTATGTCGGCGTGGGCGCCAAGCGTGTCCGCGAGCTCTTCAATGCGGCCAAGGCCAAGTCTCCTTCCATTGTCTTCATTGATGAGCTGGACGCTATTGGCGGCAAGCGTAACTCTCGCGATGCTACCTATGTCCGGCAGACGCTGAACCAGCTTCTCACCGAAATGGACGGTTTCTCTCAGAACAGCGGCGTTATCGTCATTGCGGCCACCAACTTCCCCGAATCTCTCGACAAAGCTTTGACTCGTCCTGGCCGTTTCGATCGTCATGTCGTCGTCTCTCTCCCCGATGTCCGAGGCCGCattgccatcctcaagcaTCAcgccaagaagatcaagatgGCTGCCGATGTGCGTATGGAGGACATTGCCGGCCGTACCTCTGGTCTTTCTGGTGCTGAACTTGAAAACATCGTCAACCAAGCCGCCATCCACGccagcaagctcaagaacaaggtcgTCACGCAGAAGGATATGGAATGGGCCAAGGACAAGGTCATCATGGGCGCTGAAAAGCGGAGCATGGTTATAACTcccaaggaaaaggagatgaCTGCCTACCACGAGGCCGGCCACGCCCTTGTTGCTTTCTTCAACAAGCAAGAGGGCGGTAGCCATCTCTACAAGGTCACAGTCTTGCCTCGCGGTCAAAGCTTGGGCCACACCGCCTTCCTCCCGGAAATGGATAAGTACTCTTACACTGTAAGAGATTATCTTGCCATGATCGACCGTGCCCTTGGTGGCAAGGTTGCAGAGGAGATCGTGTACGGCAGCGAGTTTGTCACTAGCGGTGTTAGTGCT GATCTTGACAGTGCCACTCGCACCGCCTGGCACATGGTTGCCCAGCTCGGCATGTCGCCCAAGCTTGGCCCCGTTGAATACCTCCGCAAGTATAATGAACTCAGCTCGGAAACCCGCGCCATGGTCGAGtccgaggtcaagaaggtCCTGGATGACTCTTATGCCCGCGCCCGTGCGCTGCTCCTGTCGAAGAGGACGGAACTCGACCTGTTGGCTAAGGCTCTTGTCGAGTACGAGACTCTTGACCACGACGAGGTAGTCAAGGTCCTCCGCGGCGAGAAGCTCACGGACCGTATTGCTGTGCCCGTTGGCCCCATGACGGTGCCAGCTCCAACCGATCCCTTGGAGCCAGGTCTGCCTCTGCCAGGcctgggtgatgatggtgatggtgggagtggcggtccaccaccgcctgccccaccaccaccagcgccagcgaGGACGTCATCGGAGGAgaaatga
- a CDS encoding hypothetical protein (COG:L; EggNog:ENOG503P4UM) — translation MNRSIEQALLSLIPTHNAALPPQLTELASSLLAQSRHKASTLKAEEEIARPYACAHIACERLKTTLNLPPIEPRPPIPPRIYKRLYSHLDKILPSGTGTPGRGTPARGGLESRVRTPSTKLREQLAPLGTSPQASKSRPLPGRTTPSKEKSLADFRDSNADGTPSKKNLGTTPQSKRKPPPLPLWIRPTLRFLCKELGPASIGPIVASGIESIVCPNGKPTEDEWVKINLVSLLGALYLFVWRGVTFPGQDLDQSTYIKFRKQLVATLNRARKEVEVNVKDGDAEKAWELWYDVKLKDLDMSALVINRHGWLELDWAKGVQDFVHMNEERARDDEEDAEREERHAAPVQLRRADTMFQERYDFLTDRKRKAYAEWKEGIMKRIKAQG, via the coding sequence ATGAACCGCTCCATCGAGcaagccctcctctccctcatcccaacccacaacgccgccctccccccacaaCTCACCGAGCTCGCCAGCTCCCTTCTCGCCCAATCCCGTCACAAAGCCAGCACCCTCAAAGCCGAAGAGGAAATCGCCCGCCCCTACGCCTGTGCCCACATCGCCTGCGAAAGACTCAAAACCACCCTCAACTTGCCCCCTATTGAGCCCCGGCCACCCATCCCGCCACGCATCTACAAACGCCTCTACAGCCATCTCGACAAAATCCTCCCATCTGGCACTGGAACCCCAGGGCGAGGAACACCAGCTCGCGGTGGTCTTGAAAGTCGTGTCCGCACACCGAGCACCAAACTAAGAGAACAACTTGCACCGCTTGGTACCTCACcacaagcaagcaaaagcAGGCCTCTACCAGGGAGAACAACGCCAAGCAAGGAGAAGTCGCTAGCGGACTTTCGTGACAGTAACGCAGATGGCACGCCTTCAAAGAAGAACTTAGGAACCACCCCCCAGTCAAAAAGAAAGCCACCACCTTTACCGTTATGGATCCGGCCAACGCTGCGGTTTTTATGCAAGGAACTCGGCCCAGCCAGTATCGGCCCTATCGTGGCCTCCGGGATTGAGTCTATCGTTTGTCCCAATGGCAAACCAACAGAGGACGAGTGGGTGAAAATCAACCTGGTCTCGTTACTCGGTGCTCTGTATCTGTTTGTCTGGCGAGGCGTTACGTTTCCCGGCCAAGATCTGGATCAGTCGACGTACATCAAGTTCCGGAAGCAACTCGTGGCTACGTTGAATAGAGCCAGgaaggaggtcgaggtcaATGTTAAGGACGGTGATGCTGAGAAGGCGTGGGAGTTGTGGTATGatgtcaagctcaaggatCTGGATATGTCTGCCTTGGTGATCAACCGTCATGGTTGGTTGGAGTTGGACTGGGCAAAGGGCGTGCAGGATTTTGTGCATATGAATGAAGAACGAGCacgggatgatgaggaggatgcagagagagaggagaggcaCGCGGCACCCGTCCAGCTCAGGCGGGCGGATACGATGTTCCAGGAGAGATACGACTTTCTCACTGACAGGAAAAGGAAGGCGTATGCTGaatggaaggaggggatCATGAAGAGGATCAAGGCGCAGGGCTGA
- the GRE2_2 gene encoding methylglyoxal reductase (NADPH-dependent) gre2 (EggNog:ENOG503NVWR; COG:V) — protein sequence MTKVLLTGGSGFIAAHILDQLLSASHTVITTVRSQSKADAITSAYPSQTTSGHLTVAIVPDIAQPNAFDSVLQTHGSGLEVVLHTASPFHFKFNDPKKELIDPALIGTTSILSAITKFAPSVHRVVVTSSFAAIINEAHVSDPSTVFSEKSWNPVTIDDIHRNPATAYRASKTLAEKAAWEFVQNKENDAKFDLVTINPPMVFGPVVHHLATLEAINTSNERIVDAIKGKWKGEIPPTGQAYIWVDVRDVATAHVRAGLGLVEGIAGKRLFVVSGWFSNAQIAEVLRKNFPEDKEKLPEEGVKGGELPEEDKRFGYDNSETTRLLGIEWIGLERSIVDTVRSLKRVEASA from the exons ATGACCAAGGTTCTGTTGACTG GCGGCTCCGGCTTCATTGCGG ccCACATCCTCGACCAACTCCTCTCCGCCTCTCACACCGTCATCACAACCGTCCGCTCCCAATCCAAAGCCGACGCCATCACCTCCGCCtacccctcccaaaccacctCCGGCCACCTCACCGTCGCCATAGTCCCCGACATCGCCCAACCCAACGCCTTCGACTCGGTCCTCCAAACCCACGGCTCCGGCCTCGAAGTAGTCCTCCacaccgcctcccccttccacttcaAATTCAACGATCCAAAGAAAGAGCTCATCGACCCCGCCCTCATCGGCAcaacctccatcctctccgccattACCAAATTCGCCCCCTCCGTCCACCGCGTCGTCgtgacctcctcctttgcAGCTATAATCAACGAGGCTCACGTCtccgacccctccaccgtcttctcCGAAAAATCATGGAACCCTGTCACGATAGATGACATCCATCGCAACCCAGCAACCGCCTACCGCGCCTCCAAGACCCTGGCGGAAAAGGCCGCCTGGGAGTTTGTGCAGAACAAGGAGAATGACGCAAAGTTTGACTTggtcaccatcaacccgCCGATGGTCTTCGGGCCGGTGGTCCACCATCTTGCTACCCTCGAGGCGATCAACACTTCTAATGAGAGGATCgtggatgccatcaaggggaagtggaagggggagataCCCCCGACAGGCCAGGCTTATATCTGGGTTGATGTACGGGATGTGGCGACTGCTCACGTAAGGGCTGGGTTAGGGCTTGTGGAGGGGATAGCTGGGAAGAGGCTGTTTGTTGTTTCGGGGTGGTTTTCCAACGCTCAAATCgcggaggtgttgaggaagaactTTCCAGAGGATAAGGAGAAATTGCCTGAGGAGGGGGTCAAGGGGGGAGAAttgccggaggaggataagAGGTTTGGGTATGATAATAGTGAGACgacgaggttgttggggattgAGTGGATTGGTTTAGAGAGGAGCATTGTTGATACGGTGAGGAGTTTGAAGAGGGTCGAGGCTTCTGCTTAG
- a CDS encoding hypothetical protein (EggNog:ENOG503P3VB; COG:S), whose protein sequence is MAGLSYQTNSPASPMPHHSAQPALAAHLKLNVGLSFPPSVSLRFTPTSTNFGFELGKKQNAKMADEELIPVSQKVRTISHMNNDHRLDLQHILQHFNNLNDYEARDPEMVDINLQFMTVKTPHTGRTHYIKFEPELANWAERRVKLVDMTHQARVGLGLEAPAEEDGKKEKGVVVREYMPPRPFDWVIFLAVLFYYFNFVATVKLRVLDGREWILDAFWPFGGHQGWMWLTKTIFWPVIVIHISEAAWLERSRLSKFGVERGSGVWWLWMGSCFIEGGMAFKRFDILVRRAEEKEDKKH, encoded by the coding sequence atggcggggttATCTTATCAGACGAACTCCCCTGCGTCTCCAATGCCCCACCACTCGGCTCAGCCCGCCTTGGCAGCCCATCTCAAACTCAACGTCGGTCTGTCATTTCCGCCCTCTGTCTCCCTGAGATTCACACCCACCTCTACCAATTTTGGATTCGAGTTGGGCAAGAAGCAAAACGCCAAAATGGCCGACGAAGAGCTCATTCCCGTCTCCCAAAAAGTCCGCACCATCTCCCACATGAACAACGACCACCGCCTCGACCTCCAGCACATCCTCCAGCACTTCAACAATCTCAACGACTATGAGGCCCGTGACCCGGAAATGGTGGACATCAACCTCCAGTTCATGACTGTGAAGACACCTCACACTGGAAGGACGCACTACATCAAGTTCGAGCCTGAACTCGCCAACTGGGCTGAACGCCGCGTCAAGCTTGTCGACATGACCCACCAAGCCAGGgtcggtctcggtctcgAGGCCCCCGCGGAAGAGGAcggcaagaaggagaagggggttgtggtgagggagtaTATGCCTCCCCGACCATTCGACTGGGTCATCTTCCTGGCGGTGCtgttttattattttaactTTGTGGCAACTGTGAAGTTGAGGGTGCTGGACGGGCGGGAGTGGATTCTGGATGCGTTTTGGCCGTTTGGGGGCCATCAAGGATGGATGTGGTTGACAAAGACGATTTTTTGGCCGGTGATTGTGATTCATATCTCCGAGGCGGcttggttggagaggagTAGACTGAGCAAATTTGgtgtggaaagggggagtggggtttggtggttgtggatggggagCTGCTTCATTGAGGGTGGGATGGCGTTTAAGAGATTTGATAtcttggtgaggagggcggaggagaaggaggacaagaagcaTTAA
- a CDS encoding hypothetical protein (EggNog:ENOG503P1GJ; COG:S) gives MGGKFEVDDWVMMIVVGLYIGFEAVGCTAAGAAFGVDIWTVDANALGTALKLFYMAETFYLVILALTKISILCFYLRIFPQPHFRTITLVVMTWVGLSGLIFVFCQIFQCAPISFIWEGWRKGEFGPFSCLNINALGYTTAAFSIAQDIVILVMPLPLLIKLNVNVRSKICIIVMFSLGIFALITSCVRLWALYDFGDSVNPTWDYTNALIWTGLEVGVSIIVTSLPAIRVLLGRRGRGGGGGLFGGGGGGGGWSRDMASRGTTSSFGNTTTVVASRHTMPPHLKRISSVSRISSIRVGEEDTGKGRGDDVERGRGLEDLDGGKAELEDVMAGGNGGLQEEGLRRPWSDVSVGNSTVVGSESDFEQGVDISDLGWPFMNKAVLAGAGGVGGQRLSHMPSIDEVLTYSGSNWRGIGPRSQGSQGSRLSNNWSYDSEGSGNSMLTFSWEENTSGGWESWNWQGSWSGSGSVGGVWWRGSMIENGNGSRSRSGSGGHEEEEDSMLGGQSKKRSGSERG, from the exons atgggcGGGAAATTCGAGGTGGACGATTGGGTTATGATGATTGTTGTG ggACTCTACATCGGTTTCGAAGCCGTAGGCtgcaccgccgccggcgccgccttCGGAGTGGACATCTGGACCGTCGACGCCAACGCCCTCGGCACCGCCCTCAAG CTCTTCTACATGGCCGAAACTTTCTACCTCGTCATCCTAGCCCTCACCAAAATCTCCATCCTCTGCTTCTACCTCCGCATcttcccccaaccccacttccgcaccatcaccctcgtcGTCATGACCTGGGTCGGCCTCTCAGGCCTGATCTTTGTTTTCTGTCAAATCTTCCAATGCGCCcccatctccttcatctgGGAAGGCTGGCGAAAAGGTGAATTCGGCCCTTTTTCCTGCCTCAACATCAACGCGCTGGGGTACACCACCGCCGCGTTCAGCATCGCGCAGGACATTGTTATCCTTGTCATGCCGCTTCCGCTGTTGATCAAACTAAATGTGAATGTCCGGTCCAAAATCTGCATCATCGTCATGTTCTCGCTTGGGATTTTTGCGCTTATTACGAGCTGTGTGAGGTTGTGGGCTTTGTATGATTTTGGGGATAGTGTTAATCCGACGTGGGATTATACGAATGCGTTGATCTGGactgggttggaggtgggggttaGCATTATTGTTACTTCTCTTCCTGCGATTAGGGTGCTGCTGGGtaggaggggcagggggggcggcggcgggttgtttggtggtggtggtggtggtggtggttggtcgAGGGACATGGCGTCGAGAGGGACCACGTCAAGTTTTGGGAACACGACTACTGTTGTGGCGAGCCGGCATACTATGCCGCCTCATCTGAAGAGGATTAGTAGCGTGAGTAGGATTAGTTCTATtagggttggggaggaggatactgggaaaggaagaggggatGATGTGGAAAGGGGCAGGGGAttggaggatttggatggAGGTAAAGCTGAACTGGAGGATGTGATGGCGGGGGGCAACGGGGGGTTgcaagaggaggggttgaggaggccgTGGAGTGATGTTAGTGTTGGGAATAGTACTGTTGTTGGAAGCGAAAGTGATTTTGAGCAGGGGGTGGATATTAGTGACCTAGGGTGGCCGTTTATGAATAAGGCTGTTTTGGCGGGGGCTGGGGGAGTAGGGGGGCAGAGATTGAGTCATATGCCGAGTATTGATGAGGTTTTGACGTATAGTGGTAGTAATTGGCGGGGGATTGGACCGAGGTCGCAGGGGAGTCAGGGGAGTAGGTTGTCGAATAATTGGAGTTATGATTCAGAGGGGTCGGGGAATAGTATGTTGACTTTTAGTTGGGAGGAGAATACgagtggaggatgggagagTTGGAATTGGCAAGGGAGttggagtgggagtgggagtgttGGTGGcgtttggtggagggggagtatgATTGAAAATGGGAATGGTAGTAGGAGtaggagtgggagtgggggtcatgaggaggaggaggatagtaTGTTGGGTGGGCAGAGCAAGAAACGGTCAGGGTCGGAGAGGGGCTAG